The Streptomyces sp. NBC_00306 sequence GCGCAGGCCGCGTCGACGACGACCTCCTCGGTGAAGGTGCCGGTCCCCGCGAAGCCGAAGACATCGCCGCCGGGACGCTTGAAGTTGGGGGTGCCCGCGTTCAGGAAGCCCGCGAGGCACAGTTCGGTCTGCCCGCGCTTGCAGGAGGGACAGATGCCGCAGGCGGGCAGCCAGCACAGCAGCACCCGGTCGCCCTGCTTCAGCCCGCCCACCCCGTCGCCGACGTCGATGATCTCGCCGGCGCCCTCGTGGCCGGGGACGAACGGCGCGGGCTGCGGCAGGACGCCGTTCATCGCGGAGATGTCGGAGTGGCAGAGCCCGGTGGCCCGGATCCGGATCCTGACCTTGCCGGGGCCGAAGCCCACCGCCTCGACGTCGTCGAGTACTTCGAGCTTGTCCTGCCCTGTCTCGTGCAGTACGGCTGCGCGCACGGTGCGGCTCCCTCGGTTCGTGTCGTGTCCGGTCAGTCGTGCTCGACGGTGGTGTCGGCCAGTACGGGAGCGTCGTCGCGCTCGACGGCCGTGACCGACACCCCGATGCCTTCGGTGCCCTCGGTGCGGCGCCACATCCTGATGCGCAGGGTCTCGCCGGGGAAGACGATCCCGGCGAAGCGAGTGGTGTACGAGCGGACCCGGGTCACGTCCCCGTCGAGCAGGGTGTCGACGACGGCCTTGAGCGTCATGCCGTACGAGCACAGGCCGTGCAGGATGGGGCGGTCGAATCCGGCGCGGGCGGCGAACTCCGGGTCCGCGTGCAGGGGGTTGAGGTCGCCGGACAGGCGGTAGAGCAGGGCCTGGTCCTCGCGGATCCGCTTCTCCACGGTCTTGTCCGCATCCCGCGCGGGGAGTTCGGTGCGGGACGAGGGTCCTCTGTCGCCGCCGAAGCCGCCTTCGCCGCGTACGAAGATCTGTGAGTCGTTCGTCCACAGCGGGCCGTCGTCG is a genomic window containing:
- a CDS encoding MaoC/PaaZ C-terminal domain-containing protein produces the protein MPIDPAKAVAAEPRSAEISWDRKDVQLYHLGIGAGLPATDPAELRYTLESRLHVLPSFATVAGAGKGVVGGLTGPGLDIDLASVLHGGQTVRLHRPIPPGGTALSTTRVAAVYDKGKAAVLVLRTEAADDDGPLWTNDSQIFVRGEGGFGGDRGPSSRTELPARDADKTVEKRIREDQALLYRLSGDLNPLHADPEFAARAGFDRPILHGLCSYGMTLKAVVDTLLDGDVTRVRSYTTRFAGIVFPGETLRIRMWRRTEGTEGIGVSVTAVERDDAPVLADTTVEHD